The genomic region ACCACAAATCACTTGCGGGCCTTGGGTTGGCAGTTTCTTCAGATGGCGGCGCGAGCTTTTGTACGAACAATGCTCGGACCACATGACCGAGAATATGCCGAGCTCCACGATATTCGGTTCGCGATCAAGGGCCGCGAGAATACGCTGATACTCTTCGTCGTTCAGGCCATGTTCGGCGACGACTTCAGGGGTGATTGCGGGGGGCGACTTAAGGGCTGAATCGGACATGGGTGCGCCTTAGCGGCGTCGACGCGATCCCGCTAGAGCGTAGCGGCATCGGGCTGGGTATCACCGGCCGGTTCGCGGCTCCTGCCAAGCCACCAAGCCGCGATCGAAGCCAGTGCGTAGGCCAGCAAAGCCGTCACCGCGATGCTTGGATCGAAACTTTCGGGCGGTGGCCCAAACCAATCGATAGCCTGAAAGGCGAGCAGGAGGGCAATGAGCAGCATTAGAGGTACGTTGCCGCGCCCGGACAGTTTGCGCGTGCGCGTCAGATACAAAGCGACAGCGCCACCGATGACAAGCAACTCCAATGGCATGGCGATCGCCGGATAGTTCCACAAGCCGAAGCCCAGCATGGGCGGGCTGCCTGCCAGCGTCAGATCTGGACGATGGACGAGAAGATCAAGCAGCCAATGGCTCACCACGACCGCGCCACCGAGCCAGGCGCCGATCGCATTTTTAGTGATCGCGTAAATCAGAAGCGCGAAGGCGGCACCCCAAACCAGGCTGCCGGCCAGGCTGTGTGTATAGGGCATGTCGTATAGGTCCAGCGGGTTCATCACCGTGATGCCGGGCACGATCCGCATATTCTCGATGCCTGCTAGGACGAACCCGAAAAAGGCAAAGTCGACCAGCTGCGCACCGACAAACAAGACACCAAGATTTGGGGCTTTGGGATGGGTAGCCGCGACAAAGGCGGGAGCAAAATGGCCGATAAACATTGTTTAACTCTCCCGGCGGGGTGGTCCTCTATTGCTGACTAGTTGATCGTCAACGTCGATGGGCTGCGTTCAAGTGCATCGCTCGACGTCTGGAGTGCGATTAGCTGGCTGATCAGGCTGATGACCTGGATAGACCGATCACCGCCCGGTTCATTTGCCGCACCGACAAACCAGTTCTGGCCGCGATGGTCGACATGGACAGTGTGGTTGCGATTGGGTGCGCTCGTCGTCACATCAAAGATCAGCCGTCCGCGATCGTCGCGCAGTCCATTGCCGGACCGCACAACTTCACCAAGATAGTAGATCACGCCTTCGACGGAGCGCAGCTCGTAATTGTCAGGCGATAGGCTCGCACCGGCGCACGCACTGTTGGCGCCGGTCGTGACATGCAGAACCTGGGGCACCCGCTCGCGAATCTCGAAGCGAGCTTCACCCTCGTCATCCTGGCCGATCGTTACACGATAATTGCCACCCAGATTGGATAGAACCGCATTTAGGGCAGATGCCTGGTCGGTACCGAGTGTGGCCACAGGCTGATCACTTGCCGGGCGCGCCTGGTCCGATTCGAAGCCCAGCGCAAAGACATCGGCGCGGCGCAGCAGGGTGGAATCGCCATCCTCGCTTATCTCGCGCCGAAGATCGTTCACATATTCGGTACCGTTACAGGTAACGCTTTCGATGAGCAGCGCGGCCAGCTGATGCTCGTTCCAGCCTTGTCCAAGGAAGATCGCCACAACATTGGGCTCGATCGGCCGAAGGATGCCGCCGGCAAACTGATTGGTGTTCAAGGGTACCAACTGGAAAGACGGAGACGAACTGACGCTTAGAGACGCACCGGCACTCGCATCGATATCGTCGATGATCCCGCTAAGCCCGGCATTGGCGCCGCCGCGTATCGACATATTGCCGCTGACCTGGCTGAGGGTGGAGTAATGCGTTGGCTCGCGAAACCGCGCGCGAACGATATTCAACAAGATCATTTCATTGCGGGTGTCAGCGATGACGCGGTTATAGTCGGTGGCGAAATCCGTCATTGGTGTTCGCAACGAAGCACAACCCGTCAATCCAACGGCTGCGATCACGACTGCCAGTGTGCGCCATGAATGTTTCATATTCTGCCCCCTCGATCATTGATGATCGTAAGGTTTGGGGCTGGGTGAAGGCAAGGCTTGCCATAAAAAAGGGCCGGCAACGCTTTGCGCTGCCGACCCGGTGTTACTGTAAGACTGATACTGTCTAGGCGTTGCAGCTCTGAATTCCGCGACCCGGAGCGCCAAACTGAATCGTCGATGCGTCGCTGGCGCCGACGAGCGTATAGCCTTCGCCCGAATAGCGCGGAGGACCAGCCGGTGCTTCAGCAGCTTCGCCCTCTTCACCTTCGGCAGCGGCAAGCGCTTCATTCGGCAGGATCGTCTGGACGGCGCCCTGTTCCATAGCCACGCCTACCTGCGAGTCATTGGTGTAGAAGCTGACATAGACGACGCTGTTGTCGCCGCAGCGGAAGCTGGCTTCGCGCGTGCGCATCGGCGGCATTTCTACCGGCTCAAGCTCTTCAAGCTCTTCAGCGTCGGGATCGGCCATGCCGCCCACAACTTCAGGTTCCTGTTCACCGCAAGCAGCGAGTGCGAAAATGGCCGCGATGGGAGCGACCGCGAGGGGGTTTAGAATCTTTTTCATAATGCAGCGGCTTCTCGCGATTGCGGAATAGCTCGTCAACCGTGTTTTTAGCGAAACTTCGATCATTTCCGCTCATCGTTCGACGAACGTCGTTATCCGCGGCTCTGAATTATTGCGACCCGGTCGTCTCGACCCAAGCGATTGTCATTGGGTGATCGTTGGACCGGGTCGTCGTGACCGGCCGGAGGCACCAGGCCATCCAGGTCGATATCGGGGATCGACGGAACGCGATTGGTCGGTCGTTCGGGAACGTAACGACCCGGCACATAAGGCGGCTCGGCATTGGCGCTGTGATCGCCAGGCAGTCCACCGGGATAAGTCCGATTGGGACGCCGGGCAGTTGGTTCTTCCGTCACCGCTTCTCGCGGAGCCGGTTCTTCAACCACCGGTTGCTGTGGTGCAGGCGTTCGCGGCGTTGGCGCAGCAGGGCGCGGCGTCGGCGTGGCTACCGGTGCTGGGCGCGGCTCCCGTACGACCGGTACGGCAGGCGCTGTCGTAGCTTCGGGTTCCGGTTCGCTCGGCGCGGGCGGCGGGGAGCTGGGTTCATCGACCATTTCGACAGGATCATCGATCGGCTCGACGACCGGAGCGGCGATGTCAGGATCAACGTCACCTCCCACAAACTCCTCGACCTGGGCACGCAACATATCGCGTTCGGCGCGCAGATCGGCGACATAGAAGGCAGCCCAACCGGTCGCGCTGAGCGCGAGGACAGCAGCCAGCAGCTGGGCCATCAGAAGCAGCCATGCGCTGCGGACGAACCGACGGACATTGGGTCCCATAGGATGTGCAGTTTTATCGTTCATGATCGCCTCGTTGCGATTGCGGTCCGGCTAAAACGCCAGAAGACCAGGATTGCGCCCAAACAGGCAGTGCCGAAGCCCGCAAGGGTCAGCGTTCGATACATGCCAAGCTCAATCAGGCCTTCGCCCAGGAGCAAGGTGAGAATGGCGACCCCCAGGGTCAGGATCAGCATGGCAAAGCCGGTTGCCGCGACGGGACCGAGGCCCTGTAGCCGCTGGCGCAATTCAGGCGGAGCTTCGCGCGTCAGCGTTGCGCCATTGCCAGCCGATGCTTTGACAAGGCGGCCAGTTTTTTCGCCAACTTCTTGTTCGAGCTGCGACCATTCTGGCGCCGACGTATCGCCGGCCCAGCCATCAAAGGGGATCATGTTGAGGACATTGAATGGCAATGGCATGCGGCTCTCGTCGAGCTTCAGCTGAATCAGCTTATCATTGTCGAGCGCTTCGGTTGCTTCGGCGCGCACCCAGAGCGATTCTTTCGCCTGTTGCGACCAGCAGACGACGACGCTCTTTGTAGCATCAAGCGCCTTTTCGATCTTGATTGCGTAATTATCGCCGGCGCGAAGCGCGGTATCCCACCAAAGGTCATAGCCACCATTGGTGAATCCATCCGCGATTTCGCTGACGCGGTCCCGGTTCTTTCGGGCATAGGACAAGAAAATATCAGTCATAGCTCGCTCCAATGGACGCTTTCAGCGCCCGTCGTTCATGAGCTATTTCTGCGCGGTTTCCGGATTTCCGGCTATGCTGCCGATCACAGCCCAGTGCGAAAGTTTTTCGGCAATCGGCATGGCCGCATAGGCCGGGCTGGAGGAGGGTAAATCAATCAGGCGATATCGCCTGCCGGCCGGTTCGAGCTGTTTTCGGCCAGTCATCGCCGCTTTCTTTCCATTAAAGGCAATAGCTTGCAGATCAGGCAGGGAAGACCCCAGCGACTGCAAATCATTGTTACGGGGCTCGCGGATCGCGCTGTCTAGGCTGCCTTCACGCTTGGCATCTGCAATCACGTCCCACAGTCCGATTTTGTGGTC from Parasphingopyxis sp. CP4 harbors:
- a CDS encoding toll/interleukin-1 receptor domain-containing protein; the protein is MTDIFLSYARKNRDRVSEIADGFTNGGYDLWWDTALRAGDNYAIKIEKALDATKSVVVCWSQQAKESLWVRAEATEALDNDKLIQLKLDESRMPLPFNVLNMIPFDGWAGDTSAPEWSQLEQEVGEKTGRLVKASAGNGATLTREAPPELRQRLQGLGPVAATGFAMLILTLGVAILTLLLGEGLIELGMYRTLTLAGFGTACLGAILVFWRFSRTAIATRRS
- a CDS encoding DNA-deoxyinosine glycosylase — protein: MNRKSSFAPVVDQRCRILILGSLPGEASLRATQYYAHPQNRFWELVGSAIGIELRSLAYEIRIDTLRDHKIGLWDVIADAKREGSLDSAIREPRNNDLQSLGSSLPDLQAIAFNGKKAAMTGRKQLEPAGRRYRLIDLPSSSPAYAAMPIAEKLSHWAVIGSIAGNPETAQK